The following coding sequences are from one Bradyrhizobium sp. WSM471 window:
- a CDS encoding LuxR family transcriptional regulator yields the protein MDLFSFVECAKQTRSLKALFDLLVSCSSEQGFSQVAYGSLTDTGPARLPEYLRAAVTVNFPSDWCERYSERRYNAIDPVVRRTTMLSAPFLWDRLAEQHQLQPGETRVLNEAREAGLKHGVTVPLFGPFGRLSVVSFASSFDDADPEHRLSHLNALAWQFHHAFAEIAPSSEGTCQMQVALSEREKDCLRWVEEGKSSWEIGVILKVSENTVNFHLKNAMRKLETNSRTHCVVKAIRHGLI from the coding sequence ATGGACTTATTTAGCTTCGTCGAATGTGCAAAACAAACGCGATCTCTCAAGGCGTTATTCGATCTTCTTGTGAGCTGTTCGAGCGAACAGGGCTTCAGTCAAGTGGCTTACGGGTCACTGACCGACACGGGGCCGGCTCGCCTGCCAGAGTATCTCCGAGCCGCGGTGACGGTGAACTTTCCTTCCGATTGGTGTGAGCGCTATTCTGAACGCAGGTACAATGCCATCGATCCCGTGGTTCGGCGGACGACTATGCTATCGGCGCCGTTTCTATGGGATCGACTCGCCGAGCAACATCAATTGCAACCGGGCGAAACGCGTGTGTTGAATGAGGCCAGAGAGGCCGGCCTGAAGCATGGCGTGACCGTACCACTGTTTGGACCATTTGGACGGCTATCCGTCGTATCGTTTGCGTCCAGCTTCGACGATGCCGACCCTGAGCATCGTCTCAGTCATCTGAACGCATTGGCTTGGCAGTTTCATCATGCGTTTGCAGAGATCGCGCCTTCATCGGAGGGCACATGCCAAATGCAAGTGGCTCTATCCGAGCGAGAGAAGGACTGCCTCCGGTGGGTCGAGGAGGGAAAATCATCCTGGGAAATCGGGGTAATTCTGAAGGTCAGCGAGAATACGGTCAACTTCCACCTCAAGAACGCAATGCGAAAGCTAGAGACGAACAGCCGTACCCACTGCGTCGTCAAGGCGATTCGCCACGGTCTTATTTGA